A genomic stretch from Helianthus annuus cultivar XRQ/B chromosome 1, HanXRQr2.0-SUNRISE, whole genome shotgun sequence includes:
- the LOC110936721 gene encoding cyclin-dependent kinase F-4 — MEKYTKIMEIGRGSYGVVWKAMNKQTGEVVAIKKLNNEYKTNEDSMNLREVKSLIKIVNHPNIVKLKEIIRENNTLFLIFEYMECDLYQLMVERTKPFTESEIRNMCFQILQGLAYMHHKGYMHRDLKPENILVSKNILKIGDLGSARETNGEQPYTHYNVTTLCYRAPEVFLRSPCYNSSVDMWAFGAIMAELYTTQAVFDGSSDADVMQKICGVLGTPTESTWLSGLDLARNVLYRFPDFPGMRFSELLPTASSDAVNLVASLLSWCPSDRPTAMEALQHPFFHGCYCVPPTIRLEDTFLNSVPLVFKMAKQRELLKEKRSLTSCGSGLEKLDSNEDQILMLQSINFFDFME, encoded by the coding sequence ATGGAGAAGTATACAAAAATCATGGAAATTGGACGTGGGTCGTATGGTGTTGTGTGGAAGGCGATGAACAAGCAAACCGGTGAAGTGGTTGCCATCAAGAAACTCAACAATGAGTACAAGACGAACGAAGACAGCATGAACCTGCGAGAAGTTAAATCACTCATCAAGATTGTGAATCATCCGAATATCGTAAAGCTCAAGGAAATAATAAGAGAAAACAACACGCTGTTCTTGATATTCGAATACATGGAATGCGATCTCTACCAACTTATGGTTGAACGAACAAAGCCTTTTACAGAATCCGAGATTAGAAACATGTGCTTCCAAATCCTTCAAGGTCTAGCATACATGCACCACAAGGGTTACATGCACCGTGATCTCAAACCGGAGAACATTCTTGTTTCCAAGAATATACTAAAGATTGGTGATCTTGGTTCTGCCCGAGAGACAAATGGTGAACAGCCATACACCCATTATAATGTTACAACGTTATGCTATCGCGCCCCAGAGGTTTTTCTACGATCTCCGTGTTACAACTCTTCGGTTGATATGTGGGCATTTGGTGCAATCATGGCTGAGTTATACACCACCCAAGCAGTTTTTGATGGTTCTTCTGATGCGGATGTAATGCAAAAGATATGCGGCGTGTTAGGCACCCCAACAGAAAGTACATGGCTCTCGGGATTGGATCTTGCAAGAAATGTGTTATATCGGTTTCCAGATTTTCCTGGCATGCGGTTTTCTGAGTTGTTGCCGACCGCAAGCTCTGATGCCGTTAATTTGGTTGCTTCACTTCTTTCATGGTGTCCAAGTGATAGGCCGACAGCCATGGAAGCGCTTCAGCATCCTTTCTTCCATGGCTGTTATTGTGTGCCGCCAACAATCCGCCTTGAAGACACCTTCCTTAATTCGGTGCCGCTAGTGTTCAAAATGGCTAAGCAACGGGAGTTGTTGAAAGAGAAAAGAAGCTTGACTAGTTGTGGGAGTGGACTGGAAAAACTGGATTCAAATGAAGATCAGATTCTTATGCTGCAATCAATAAATTTCTTTGACTTTATGGAGTAA
- the LOC110936736 gene encoding cyclin-dependent kinase F-4 has translation MEKYTKIMEIGRGSYGVVWKAMNKQTGEVVAIKKLNNEYKTNEDSMNLREVKSLIKIVNHPNIVKLKEIIRENNTLFLIFEYMECDLYQLMVERTKPFTESEIRNMCFQILQGLAYMHHKGYMHRDLKPENILVSKNILKIGDLGSARETNGEQPYTHYNVTTLCYRAPEVFLRSPCYNSSVDMWAFGAIMAELYTTQAVFDGSSYADVMQKICGVLGTPTESTWLSGLDLARNVLYRFPDFPGMRFSELLPTASSDAVNLVASLLSWCPSDRPTAMEALQHPFFHGCYCVPPTIRLEDTFLNSVPLVFKMAKQRELLKEKRSLTSCGSGLEKLDSNEDQILMLQSINFFDFME, from the coding sequence ATGGAGAAGTATACAAAAATCATGGAAATTGGACGTGGGTCGTATGGTGTTGTGTGGAAGGCGATGAACAAGCAAACCGGTGAAGTGGTTGCCATCAAGAAACTCAACAATGAGTACAAGACGAACGAAGACAGCATGAACCTGCGAGAAGTTAAATCACTCATCAAGATTGTGAATCATCCGAATATCGTAAAGCTCAAGGAAATAATAAGAGAAAACAACACGCTGTTCTTGATATTCGAATACATGGAATGCGATCTCTACCAACTTATGGTTGAACGAACAAAGCCTTTTACAGAATCCGAGATTAGAAACATGTGCTTCCAAATCCTTCAAGGTCTAGCATACATGCACCACAAGGGTTACATGCACCGTGATCTCAAACCGGAGAACATTCTTGTTTCCAAGAATATACTAAAGATTGGTGATCTTGGTTCTGCCCGAGAGACAAATGGTGAACAGCCATACACCCATTATAATGTTACAACGTTATGCTATCGCGCCCCAGAGGTTTTTCTACGATCTCCGTGTTACAACTCTTCGGTTGATATGTGGGCATTTGGTGCAATCATGGCTGAGTTATACACCACCCAAGCAGTTTTTGATGGTTCTTCTTATGCGGATGTAATGCAAAAGATATGCGGCGTGTTAGGCACCCCAACAGAAAGTACATGGCTCTCGGGATTGGATCTTGCAAGAAATGTGTTATATCGGTTTCCAGATTTTCCTGGCATGCGGTTTTCTGAGTTGTTGCCGACCGCAAGCTCTGATGCCGTTAATTTGGTTGCTTCACTTCTTTCATGGTGTCCAAGTGATAGGCCGACAGCCATGGAAGCGCTTCAGCATCCTTTCTTCCATGGCTGTTATTGTGTGCCGCCAACAATCCGCCTTGAAGACACCTTCCTTAATTCGGTGCCGCTAGTGTTCAAAATGGCTAAGCAACGGGAGTTGTTGAAAGAGAAAAGAAGCTTGACTAGTTGTGGGAGTGGACTGGAAAAACTGGATTCAAATGAAGATCAGATTCTTATGCTGCAATCAATAAATTTCTTTGACTTTATGGAGTAA
- the LOC110936745 gene encoding cyclin-dependent kinase F-4 → MEKYTKIMEIGRGSYGVVWKAMNKQTGEVVAIKKLNNEYKTNEDSMNLREVKSLIKIVNHPNIVKLKEIIRENNTLFLIFEYMEGDLYQLMVERTKPFTESEIRNMCFQILQGLAYMHHKGYMHRDLKPENILVSKNILKIGDLGSARETNGEQPYTHYNVTTLCYRAPEVFLRSPCYNSSVDMWAFGAIMAELYTTQAVFDGSSDADVMQKICGVLGTPTESTWLSGLDLARNVLYRFPDFPGMRFSELLPTASSDAVNLVASLLSWCPSDRPTAMEALQHPFFHGCYCVPPTIRLEDTFLNSVPLVFKMAKQRELLKEKRSLTSCGSGLEKLDSNEDQILMLQSINFFDFME, encoded by the coding sequence ATGGAGAAGTATACAAAAATCATGGAAATTGGACGTGGGTCGTATGGTGTTGTGTGGAAGGCGATGAACAAGCAAACCGGTGAAGTGGTTGCCATCAAGAAACTCAACAATGAGTACAAGACGAACGAAGACAGCATGAACCTGCGAGAAGTTAAATCACTCATCAAGATTGTGAATCATCCGAATATCGTAAAGCTCAAGGAAATAATAAGAGAAAACAACACGCTGTTCTTGATATTCGAATACATGGAAGGCGATCTCTACCAACTTATGGTTGAACGAACAAAGCCTTTTACAGAATCCGAGATTAGAAACATGTGCTTCCAAATCCTTCAAGGTCTAGCATACATGCACCACAAGGGTTACATGCACCGTGATCTCAAACCGGAGAACATTCTTGTTTCCAAGAATATACTAAAGATTGGTGATCTTGGTTCTGCCCGAGAGACAAATGGTGAACAGCCATACACCCATTATAATGTTACAACGTTATGCTATCGCGCCCCAGAGGTTTTTCTACGATCTCCGTGTTACAACTCTTCGGTTGATATGTGGGCATTTGGTGCAATCATGGCTGAGTTATACACCACCCAAGCAGTTTTTGATGGTTCTTCTGATGCGGATGTAATGCAAAAGATATGCGGCGTGTTAGGCACCCCAACAGAAAGTACATGGCTCTCGGGATTGGATCTTGCAAGAAATGTGTTATATCGGTTTCCAGATTTTCCTGGCATGCGGTTTTCTGAGTTGTTGCCGACCGCAAGCTCTGATGCGGTTAATTTGGTTGCTTCACTTCTTTCATGGTGTCCAAGTGATAGGCCGACAGCCATGGAAGCGCTTCAGCATCCTTTCTTCCATGGCTGTTATTGTGTGCCGCCAACAATCCGCCTTGAAGACACCTTCCTTAATTCGGTGCCGCTAGTGTTCAAAATGGCTAAGCAACGGGAGTTGTTGAAAGAGAAAAGAAGCTTGACTAGTTGTGGGAGTGGACTGGAAAAACTGGATTCAAATGAAGATCAGATTCTTATGCTGCAATCAATAAATTTCTTTGACTTTATGGAGTAA